In the Acetobacterium sp. KB-1 genome, CTAAAATTGATATGAGCAGCCCCAACATGAATATGCGGGACCCGGCCATCTATCGGATTATGCACACCAAACACCATTCGACCGAGAATGACTGGTTTATTTATCCGATGTACGATTATGCCCATCCGATTGAGGATGCCATCGAGGGTGTTACACACTCCCTCTGTACTCTGGAATTTGAAGACCACCGCCCCTTCTATGATTGGGTGCTTGCTAACATCGACGATTTTAAGAACGAACCCCCGCGACAAATCGAATTTGCCAAACTCAATCTGACAAAAACCATTGTCGGCAAACGGTTTTTAAAGCAATTAGTCGATGAAAAAATTGTCGACGGCTGGGACGATCCCCGCTTAGCCACTATCTCCGGCTTGCGCCGCCGTGGCTTTACGGCGGAATCCATTCAGGCTTTCTGCGAAGCCATTGGAGTCGCCAAAACCAACAGTACTGTGGATATCGCGATGCTGGAACATTTTATTCGGGACGACTTAAAACTAAAGGCCCCCCGTTTAATGGCGGTCGTTGATCCTCTGAAGGTAACCATTACTAACTACCCGGAAAATCAAACAGAATGGGTTGAGTTACCACTTAATCAGGAAAATGACGCGATGGGAAGCTACAGTGCACCATTTAGCCGCGAAATTTTAATTGACCGCAAGGATTTTATGGAAATTCCTCCCAAAAAGTATTTTCGGCTATTCCCCGGAAATGAGGTCCGCCTGCGCGGTGCCTACTTTATCACCTGTCAGGAAGTGATCAAAGATGCCGATGGCCAGGTTATTGAGCTTAAATGTACCTACGACCCGGGCACCAAATCCGGCGCTGGCTGTGAGCGAAAGGTCAAAGGGACCATCCACTGGGTGGACGCCAACCACGCCAGCGAAGTGGAACTCCACCTCTACGACTACCTGGTTGAGGATGATGCCGGCCTCAACAAAGATAATTTTCTGGAACGAATCAATCAGAAATCACTGGAAATTGTCAAAGCCTATATTGAACCAGAACTGCTAAAGGCCGAGCCCTATGAAAAATTCCAATTTATCCGCAACGGCTTTTTCTCGGTCGATCCTAAATACTCTAAACCAGGTGCACTGGTTTTTAACCAGATCGTCTCTTTAAAAAGTTCTTGGAAACCGACAAAATAAATATATTAATGCTGCTACATGCTGCTTTTAGACGAGGGGAATAAGTTATGAAAATATGGTCTGAAAAAGAAAAAATATCCCGGGAAGAAATCCGGAAACTCCAGTTTAAGCGTTTAATGAAAACCCTGCATCACGTTTATGAAAACGTGCCTTATTATCATGAAAAGTTCAAAGCCGCCGGGGTTAAGCCGGTGGATATCCGAAGCCTTAAAGATCTGCGGCTCCTCCCACTCACCACTAAGGAAGACCTGCGGAAAAATTATCCCTTCGGACTCTTTGCCGTACCCAAAAATAAAATTGTCCGTTATCATGCCTCTTCCGGGACCACCGGAAAACCAACTGTGGTCGGTTATACCAAAAATGATCTAAAAGTCTGGCGGGAAGTCATCGCCCGGATTGTGACCATGGGTGGCGTCACCAATGAAGATACCGCGCAGATCACCTTTGGATTTGGTCTCTTTACCGGTGCCTTTGGCTTACAACAGGGTTTGGAAAAGGTTGGCGCCGGGGTGATCCCGATTTCTTCCGGAAATACTAAAAAACAAATTATGATCATGCAGGATTTCCAATCCACCGTCCTGATCGGAACCCCCTCCTACGCCCTGCATCTGGCTGAAACCGCCCAGGAAATGGGGATTGATCCCAAAGAAGAACTGTTTCTTAACTACGGACTCTTTGGCGGCGAAGGCTCCACCGAAGAAATGCGGGCAAAACTAAACGAAGCCTGGGGCATTATCTCGACTGAAAACTATGGCATGAGCGAACTGATCGGTCCCGGAGTCTCCGGAGAGTGTCAGGCTTTTAACGGCATGCATATCAATGAGGATCATTTTATTGCCGAAATTATTGATCCCGAAACCCTGGAAGTGTTGCCGGAAGGTTCGGTCGGCGAATTGGTGATTACACCAATTACCAAAGAAGGACTACCGCTAATCCGTTACCGCACCAAGGATATCACTCAGCTTGACACCACCCCCTGCGATTGTGGCCGAACCTCTGCCCGGATGGCAAAGATCACTGGCCGAACCGACGATATGCTAATCATCGGTGGGGTTAATGTTTTCCCATCACAAATTGAAGGGGTACTCCTGGGCATTAAGGGAATCGGCTCAAATTACCAGATTCGGGTGCTCAAAAAAGGGTATCTTGATCGTATCGAAATCGATGTCGAAGTGATCAATCAGGACCTGCTGGTCTCGGTTACCCTGCTTGATCAGCTTTACAAAGAAATCGAATCCAAACTGCATACGATCCTTGGCATCCACGCCGGTATTCATCTGGTTGAGCCTAAAAGTCTGGTTCGCTCCGAAGGAAAAGCCAAACGGGTCATCGATCTGCGATCTTAAAAATTTATAGGAGGCAAACCATGCTTATTAATCAATTATCAGTCTTTATTGAAAATAAAAAAGGCCATCTCAGCAAGATCACCAAAGTCTTAAAAGATGCCCAGGTTGATATTCGCGCTATTTCCGTTTTTGACAGCGCTGAATTCGGGATTTTGCGGATCGTCGTGGATAAACCCGAGGTGGGCGCCGAGGCTCTAAAAAACGCTGGGCATGTCGTTAAACAAAGCTATGTGCTGGCGGTGGATCCTTCTGATAAGGTTGGCAGCCTTCATGATGTCTTTTCGCTCCTTTCTGAAAATGACGTCAATATTGAATATGTCTATTCTTTCGTTATGCCCAATAACCAGGGTTCACCCCTGATTATTTTAAAAGCCGACGATCAGGAAAAAGCCATTGCCCTGCTGACCGCCTCGGATTTTAACCTGATTCCCAAAGAGGCCGTATATAACGTTCAAAATAACTAAACAAAATACACTTGGTCCCTTATTAACCCCGTACCAACAATTATTCGTCCGCAAGCAAACAATGAATTAATAATTGCTCGGTCGGCAGGCAGTTGACGACATAGTAAAAGCCGGAGCGTTGCTCCGGCTTTGTTTTATCGTCTATTTTTAACCTTTTTAAGCCGGAAAAACTCTTCCCGCTCTTTTTCTTCGATGGTATCCTGAATATACTTAATTTCGTCCTTTAATCGGGGAATCTGAATCTTATCCAGGGCATTTGCACTTTTTTGAGTCTTTCTAATTTCTAACGAAAGTTTATAGGCCGTTGTTTCAACCTGGGCCAATTGATAGGACAAAAATTTGACATCATTAAATTTTTTGATGGCAATATCCAGGGCCGGATTATTCTCATAAAATCCATAGGGAAGACTTTTTTCGTATTTTTCGGTATAAACCACCTCCGGTATATCAACCCCCATTACCCCTTTAATTCGAATCTCAAAGGGCATTTCCGAGTTTATTGATAAGGCAAACTCTTCCAGGTGATTGAGTCCCATGCTAATGCAAACCTGTTGCAATGCCTTATAGGCTTCCTGAAACTTCTGGTTGATCTCATTTTCAATCAACTCCGCTTCTTTAACCAATTGCATGATCTCCTGGATCAGGATGGTTCTTTTTTTATCCAAAAGATCATACCCTTTTACCGAAAAACTCATTCGACTCTTCGCTTTTATCAGGTTTGCTTTTGTTGGCGTTATTTTAATGGCCATCGTCCCACCTACATTTCTTTAGGGAAATATTTTTCGATGTTTTCAGGACTCAGTCGATCCAGCTCCGTCAGTGGTAATAAAGCCAGAAGTTTCCACCCCAGGTTAAGGCTTTGCATAATATTTCGACTTTCATCAAAACCCTGGTTTAGAAATTTCGCCTCAAAAGCACGTCCAAAAGCCATATATTTTTTATCAGTGGGACTTAGATCCTCCTCACCGATAATCTGAGATAAATCCCTTACTTCCTGAACCTTGGAATAGGAAGCAAACAATTGGTTGGCAACCTCAGCATGATCTTCCCGGGTGAAACCTTCACCAACACCATCTTTCATCAGTCGGGACAGCGATGGCAAAATAGCCACCGGCGGGTAAATACTCCGCTGGAAAAGATCGCGCCCTAAAACAACTTGCCCCTCGGTGATATATCCGGTCAGATCCGGGATCGGATGCGTTATATCATCATTTGGCATGGTCAGTATTGGTAAAAACGTAATTGAACCAACCTGGTCTTTTAACATCCCAGCTCGTTCATAAAGAGAAGCCAAATCCGAGTACATATAACCGGGATAGCCTTTACGGCTGGGAACTTCTTCACGAGCGGAGGATATTTCCCGCAATGCCTCGCAGTAACTGGTAATATCGGTCATGACGACCAGGATATGCATATGTTTTTCAAACGCCAGATACTCGGCTGCTGTTAAAGCGCAGCGGGGCGTTGTAATCCGTTCAGCAATGGGATCATCAGCATAGTTGACAAACATTACCACCCGGTCCATGACATTGGCATCATCAAAGCTCTTCCTAAAGAATTTTTCATCATCGTGTTTAACCCCAATAGCGGCAAAAACAATCGCAAAATCTTCGTGAACATTGTCTCCTAGTCGGGCCTGCTTAACAATTTGAGCGGCCAATTCATTATGAGGTAAGCCATTACCTGAAAAAATCGGCAATTTTTGACCGCGGATCAGCGTCGCCAGAGTATCGATGGAAGAAATACCCGTCTGGATAAAATTCCGCGGATATTCCCGGGACATCGGGTTAATGGGACGACCATTAATGTTTGCTTCAACCAAACTAAAAATGTCACTGCCATTATCAATCGGTTCACCGATGCCATTAAAGATCCGTCCCTGTAAATCCAGGGACATCGGTTCACCGATGCCATTAAAGATCCGTCCCTGTAAATCCAGGGACATCGGTTCACCGATGCCATTAAAGATCCGTCCCTGTAAATCCAGGGACATCGGCAAATTAAAGGATTCGCCAGTAAATTTGATAATACTGTTTCCGGCGGCCAAGCCGGCCGTACTTTGAAAAACCTGGACGGTAACCTTTTTTTCGTCAATTTTGATGACTTTTCCCTTTTTGACTTTCCCGGTGCTGATTTCGACAATATCAACCACTTCACCGTAGAAAACATCGTCCACATCCGAGATTTGAATCAGGGGACCAACGACTTTATCAATTTTTAAATACTCTTTTTTCATTGTTTCCCCCTAATTCTCATATTTTTTAAAAAGCACTTCAAAATACTGGTCGATCTCATCTTTTAGCCGATCAATCCCGCTTAAATCATCATTTGGAATGGTATACTTCATTTTTATGAACTGTCCAAAAATATTCAGATCTTTTAGTTGCGATGTCGGTATTCCGAGTTTTAAGCCTTCCCGACCGCGTTCGTATAGATATTCAATGGCTTTTAACATCGCATACTGTTTTTCCAAGGGGACATAGGTATCATCTTTATTATAGGCGTTTTGTTGCAGATAACCGACTTTGATCAGTTTGGCAATCTCAAGAACCCAGCGCTGATCATCGGGCAGCACATCTTCCCCAACTAGCATCACCATTTCCTGGAGCTTATTTTCTTCATACATCAACTCCAGCATTTTATTTCTCAGCGAAATGCAATCCTCGGCCACATTGTCCTCATACCAGTCCGATAGTATTTTAATATAGCCACTGTAGCTTTCCAGCCAGTTGATAGCCGGATAATGTCTAGCATAAGCAAGACTCTTATCCAGCGCCAGAAAAACATTGACAAAGCGCTTGGTGTTTTCAGTAACCGGTTCGGAGAAA is a window encoding:
- a CDS encoding V-type ATP synthase subunit B, producing MKKEYLKIDKVVGPLIQISDVDDVFYGEVVDIVEISTGKVKKGKVIKIDEKKVTVQVFQSTAGLAAGNSIIKFTGESFNLPMSLDLQGRIFNGIGEPMSLDLQGRIFNGIGEPMSLDLQGRIFNGIGEPIDNGSDIFSLVEANINGRPINPMSREYPRNFIQTGISSIDTLATLIRGQKLPIFSGNGLPHNELAAQIVKQARLGDNVHEDFAIVFAAIGVKHDDEKFFRKSFDDANVMDRVVMFVNYADDPIAERITTPRCALTAAEYLAFEKHMHILVVMTDITSYCEALREISSAREEVPSRKGYPGYMYSDLASLYERAGMLKDQVGSITFLPILTMPNDDITHPIPDLTGYITEGQVVLGRDLFQRSIYPPVAILPSLSRLMKDGVGEGFTREDHAEVANQLFASYSKVQEVRDLSQIIGEEDLSPTDKKYMAFGRAFEAKFLNQGFDESRNIMQSLNLGWKLLALLPLTELDRLSPENIEKYFPKEM
- a CDS encoding V-type ATP synthase subunit D gives rise to the protein MAIKITPTKANLIKAKSRMSFSVKGYDLLDKKRTILIQEIMQLVKEAELIENEINQKFQEAYKALQQVCISMGLNHLEEFALSINSEMPFEIRIKGVMGVDIPEVVYTEKYEKSLPYGFYENNPALDIAIKKFNDVKFLSYQLAQVETTAYKLSLEIRKTQKSANALDKIQIPRLKDEIKYIQDTIEEKEREEFFRLKKVKNRR
- a CDS encoding glutamine--tRNA ligase/YqeY domain fusion protein → METTEKKTNFITNAIDQDIINKVYTNDRVHTRFPPEPNGYLHIGHAKASLLNYRIAKQYHGKFNLRFDDTNPIKEELEYVDSIKEDLTWLGIKWDDRLFFASSYFDKMAAYAVELIGKGLAFVDQLSAEEMRQYRGNLTEPGKESPYRNRSIDENLSLFSQMKAGKLPEGSYILRAKIDMSSPNMNMRDPAIYRIMHTKHHSTENDWFIYPMYDYAHPIEDAIEGVTHSLCTLEFEDHRPFYDWVLANIDDFKNEPPRQIEFAKLNLTKTIVGKRFLKQLVDEKIVDGWDDPRLATISGLRRRGFTAESIQAFCEAIGVAKTNSTVDIAMLEHFIRDDLKLKAPRLMAVVDPLKVTITNYPENQTEWVELPLNQENDAMGSYSAPFSREILIDRKDFMEIPPKKYFRLFPGNEVRLRGAYFITCQEVIKDADGQVIELKCTYDPGTKSGAGCERKVKGTIHWVDANHASEVELHLYDYLVEDDAGLNKDNFLERINQKSLEIVKAYIEPELLKAEPYEKFQFIRNGFFSVDPKYSKPGALVFNQIVSLKSSWKPTK
- a CDS encoding phenylacetate--CoA ligase family protein, with the translated sequence MKIWSEKEKISREEIRKLQFKRLMKTLHHVYENVPYYHEKFKAAGVKPVDIRSLKDLRLLPLTTKEDLRKNYPFGLFAVPKNKIVRYHASSGTTGKPTVVGYTKNDLKVWREVIARIVTMGGVTNEDTAQITFGFGLFTGAFGLQQGLEKVGAGVIPISSGNTKKQIMIMQDFQSTVLIGTPSYALHLAETAQEMGIDPKEELFLNYGLFGGEGSTEEMRAKLNEAWGIISTENYGMSELIGPGVSGECQAFNGMHINEDHFIAEIIDPETLEVLPEGSVGELVITPITKEGLPLIRYRTKDITQLDTTPCDCGRTSARMAKITGRTDDMLIIGGVNVFPSQIEGVLLGIKGIGSNYQIRVLKKGYLDRIEIDVEVINQDLLVSVTLLDQLYKEIESKLHTILGIHAGIHLVEPKSLVRSEGKAKRVIDLRS
- a CDS encoding amino acid-binding protein; protein product: MLINQLSVFIENKKGHLSKITKVLKDAQVDIRAISVFDSAEFGILRIVVDKPEVGAEALKNAGHVVKQSYVLAVDPSDKVGSLHDVFSLLSENDVNIEYVYSFVMPNNQGSPLIILKADDQEKAIALLTASDFNLIPKEAVYNVQNN